One genomic segment of Methanothermobacter wolfeii includes these proteins:
- a CDS encoding DNA-directed DNA polymerase II small subunit, producing MNEIIAKFAREGILIEDEAYLRLKEMDDPMTASSELIVSIRKEGGKFTILTSEVLDDFFEIENPHEIKAGGPVKDDFKREFNFRVIQDTSNKSYTSGEIQDMVSYFSSRFTKLKNLLSKRPELRSHVPIADLRSGGDVVSIIGIVNDLRSTKNNHKMIELEDDTGEITVIVHNENHELFEKSEKLVRDEVIGVHGVKKGRLVVASDIFHPGVPRIQEKEMKFSAVFISDVHIGSQTFLEDSFRRFVRWLNGDEGSEEQREVAADVKYLVVAGDIVDGIGIYPGQERELLIKDITEQYEEAARLFGDIQRDIKIIMIPGNHDASRIAEPQPAIPEEYAKSLYSLKNVEFLSNPSLVSLDGLKTLIYHGRSFDDMAMSINGLSHDKSHLIMEELLEKRHLAPIYGERTPLASEIEDHLVIDDVPDILHTGHVHINAYKKYRGVHLINSGTFQAQTEFQKIYNIVPTCGQVPVLHRGALKVFEF from the coding sequence ATGAATGAAATAATAGCCAAATTTGCAAGGGAAGGAATACTCATAGAAGACGAGGCATATCTGCGGTTAAAGGAAATGGATGACCCCATGACCGCATCATCAGAGCTCATAGTCAGTATAAGGAAAGAGGGCGGTAAATTCACTATTCTCACATCAGAAGTCCTTGATGATTTCTTTGAAATAGAGAACCCCCATGAAATAAAGGCAGGCGGGCCTGTTAAGGATGATTTTAAGAGGGAATTCAACTTCAGGGTCATCCAGGATACCAGTAACAAGTCCTACACCAGCGGTGAAATCCAAGACATGGTATCATACTTCAGCAGCAGATTCACGAAGTTGAAAAACCTCCTCTCAAAAAGGCCTGAGCTCAGGTCACACGTTCCGATTGCTGACCTGAGAAGTGGAGGGGACGTTGTAAGTATCATTGGAATTGTAAATGATCTGCGCAGTACAAAGAACAATCATAAAATGATCGAGCTCGAAGATGACACCGGTGAGATCACCGTCATCGTACACAACGAGAACCATGAACTATTCGAGAAGTCTGAGAAACTTGTCAGGGATGAGGTCATAGGAGTGCATGGTGTTAAGAAGGGCCGTTTAGTTGTTGCATCAGACATATTCCACCCGGGGGTTCCAAGGATACAGGAGAAGGAGATGAAATTCTCAGCGGTCTTCATATCAGATGTCCATATAGGAAGCCAGACCTTCCTGGAGGACTCATTCAGACGCTTTGTAAGGTGGCTGAACGGTGATGAGGGCAGTGAGGAACAGAGGGAGGTGGCCGCCGATGTCAAGTACCTTGTGGTTGCAGGGGACATTGTGGACGGTATAGGCATCTACCCTGGACAGGAAAGGGAACTCCTGATAAAGGATATAACAGAGCAGTACGAGGAGGCTGCAAGGCTCTTTGGGGATATACAGAGGGATATAAAGATAATCATGATACCCGGTAACCACGATGCCTCAAGGATCGCTGAGCCCCAGCCAGCCATCCCAGAGGAGTATGCAAAGTCCCTCTACAGCTTAAAGAACGTTGAATTTCTGAGCAACCCTTCCCTTGTAAGCCTTGATGGTTTAAAGACCCTCATATACCATGGAAGGAGCTTCGATGACATGGCCATGAGCATAAACGGCCTCTCCCACGACAAGTCCCACCTTATAATGGAGGAACTCCTGGAGAAGAGGCATCTTGCACCAATATACGGTGAGAGGACTCCCCTTGCATCTGAGATAGAGGATCACCTTGTCATTGATGATGTACCGGATATACTGCACACTGGACATGTTCATATCAACGCCTACAAGAAGTACAGGGGTGTTCACCTGATAAATTCAGGGACATTCCAGGCCCAGACAGAGTTCCAGAAGATCTACAACATAGTCCCCACCTGTGGCCAGGTCCCGGTACTGCATCGCGGCGCCCTGAAGGTATTTGAATTCTAG
- a CDS encoding class II aldolase/adducin family protein, whose product MNVMRKVVEVSGYIYRTGLVSGIGGNVSARQGDEVIITPTMVPLGDVSLRNLVIVDLDGRVLRGKGPSSELELHLEIYRRRPDIGGIVHTHSPCARAFSMAGVRIMKMEGFRDLGTGHIPMVPYHPPGSTELAEACAEGMLKEKAVVLENHGTVCGGSDLDEALLLAEFVEESARTQFIASMLGMEK is encoded by the coding sequence ATGAACGTTATGAGGAAGGTTGTTGAGGTTTCAGGATACATCTACAGGACGGGGCTTGTATCAGGTATAGGTGGAAATGTAAGCGCAAGGCAGGGTGATGAGGTAATCATAACACCGACAATGGTCCCCCTGGGTGATGTGTCACTCAGGAACCTTGTTATCGTTGACCTTGACGGCAGGGTGCTGCGGGGTAAAGGACCCTCCTCTGAACTGGAACTCCACCTTGAAATCTACAGGAGACGACCGGATATTGGTGGCATAGTCCACACCCATTCACCATGTGCAAGGGCCTTCTCGATGGCTGGTGTGAGGATCATGAAGATGGAAGGCTTCAGGGACCTTGGAACCGGTCATATACCCATGGTCCCCTACCATCCTCCAGGGAGCACTGAACTGGCAGAGGCGTGTGCTGAGGGGATGCTGAAGGAGAAGGCTGTGGTCCTGGAAAACCATGGAACAGTGTGTGGAGGCAGCGACCTTGATGAAGCCCTCCTCCTTGCAGAGTTCGTTGAGGAATCGGCGAGGACACAGTTCATTGCATCAATGCTTGGAATGGAAAAATAG
- a CDS encoding UPF0147 family protein — translation MSNETFNRVSEILKHIMEDNSVPRNIRRAAEESKEILNNEDEDSTVRASTVISILDEISNDPNIPIHARTLVWEILSELESIRD, via the coding sequence ATGAGTAACGAAACATTCAATCGCGTTTCTGAAATTTTAAAACATATAATGGAAGATAACAGTGTTCCAAGGAACATCAGGAGAGCCGCTGAAGAATCAAAGGAGATTCTAAACAATGAGGATGAGGACAGCACCGTAAGGGCGAGTACTGTCATATCCATACTTGATGAGATAAGCAACGACCCCAACATACCGATACATGCAAGGACACTGGTATGGGAGATACTCAGTGAACTTGAATCCATCAGGGATTGA